Proteins from a single region of Ziziphus jujuba cultivar Dongzao chromosome 1, ASM3175591v1:
- the LOC107407367 gene encoding uracil-DNA glycosylase, mitochondrial — translation MASRASSEIKTRKTLSDIFRPQHPAASAAKRLKPSSLGFSGSKQPPNPIHCQGVASLSKCDDDGGVLPIPNDSESSRSSSSALTDQQISRMEFHRLLAKAKRNQKTCSGRVSKCKGGSGYVKLQELLVEDTWLEALPGEFEKPYAMNLCKFVESEICGGGIPIYPPPHLIFNALNSTSFDRVKVVILGQDPYHGPGQAMGLSFSVPEGVKIPSSLVNIFKELEQDLGCSIPSHGNLEKWAVQGVLLLNAVLTVRKHQANSHAKKGWEQFTDAVIKTISQQREGVVFLLWGNSAQEKIRLIDTSKHHILKAAHPSGLSANRGFFGCRHFSRTNQLLKKMGIPTIDWQL, via the exons atggctTCGAGGGCTTCCTCCGAAATCAAAACCCGCAAAACCCTGTCGGATATCTTCCGGCCACAACACCCAGCTGCTTCTGCTGCTAAGCGCTTGAAGCCCTCTTCTTTGGGTTTCTCGGGATCCAAACAACCCCCCAATCCCATACACTGCCAGGGCGTTGCGTCTCTCAGCAAATGCGATGATGATGGGGGTGTTCTTCCCATTCCCAATGACTCCGAATCCTCCCGCTCCTCCTCCTCTGCGCTCACTGACCAGCAAATCTCGCGCATGGAATTTCACAGATTGCTCGCCAAAGCCAAACGCAACCAGAAAACCTGTTCTGGTAGAGTTTCCAAGTGTAAAG GAGGTTCGGGTTATGTGAAGCTACAAGAACTGCTGGTGGAGGACACATGGTTGGAAGCGCTTCCGGGTGAGTTCGAAAAGCCCTATGCAATGAACCTCTGCAAGTTCGTTGAGAGCGAGATATGCGGTGGTGGCATTCCCATTTATCCGCCTCCCCATTTGATCTTCAATGCTCTCAACTCCACCTCATTTGACAGGGTCAAGGTTGTTATTCTTGGTCAG GACCCGTATCATGGTCCGGGTCAAGCGATGGGTCTCTCGTTCTCCGTGCCTGAAGGGGTGAAGATTCCCTCAAGTCTGGTCAATATATTCAAGGAACTTGAGCAAGATCTTGGCTGTTCAATTCCTTCTCATGGAAATCTAGAAAAATGGGCAGTGCAG GGAGTACTCTTGCTCAATGCTGTTCTCACTG TTAGAAAACATCAGGCAAACTCTCATGCAAAGAAAGGATGGGAGCAATTTACTGATGCTGTTATTAAGACAATTTCACAACAGAGGGAAGGAGTTGTTTTTCTCCTATGGGGAAATTCTGCTCAAGAGAAGATTAG GTTGATTGACACATCAAAGCATCACATACTCAAAGCAGCGCATCCTTCTGGGTTATCTGCAAATAGAGGCTTCTTTGGCTGCAG GCATTTTTCTCGCACAAACCAGCTTCTGAAGAAAATGGGAATCCCTACCATAGATTGGCAACTTTAA
- the LOC107407458 gene encoding uncharacterized protein LOC107407458: protein MTSIITSHHYNCSPGIQWNLNNGRFKKVSFAGYPSRSGLSFLRGQPLAPYYHQSSWKCSPIFSSTLDGPMDSDDSEDETNAKDSSEGETEGTNSERLRENLERIVGRDDSSFSGIDLATLIRNRYGRSYDVQLIKKEFMGRNLLALNVMWKYREQKSFPLTEEEYLLRLDDVANTLKCWGAVSHIRNSLANIKERPRIGKAVSIFIDMDESGGRANEWIYK, encoded by the exons ATGACCAGCATTATAACGAGCCACCATTATAATTGCTCACCTGGAATTCAGTGGAATCTTAATAATGGAAGATTTAAGAAGGTTTCTTTTGCTGGATATCCTTCCAGATCAGGGCTGAGTTTTCTCCGTGGTCAACCCCTTGCTCCTTATTACCATCAAAGTAGTTGGAAATGTAGTCCAATTTTTTCTAGTACACTGGATGGTCCTATGGATTCAGACGACTCAGAAGATGAAACTAATGCTAAAGATTCTTCCGAAGGTGAAACAGAGGGG ACAAACAGTGAGAGGCTTAGAGAGAATCTTGAAAGGATTGTTGGTAGAGATGATTCCAGCTTTAGTGGCATAGACTTGGCAACTCTTATTAGGAACAGGTACGGGAGATCTTATGATGTTCAACTGATAAAAAAG GAGTTCATGGGAAGGAATCTCCTTGCTCTCAATGTCATGTGGAAGTATCGGGAGCAG AAATCCTTTCCACTGACCGAAGAAGAGTATCTATTGAGACTCGACGATGTGGCAAACACCTTGAAATGCTGGGGAGCTGTGTCGCATATCCGAAACAGCCTAGCAAATATCAAGGAAAGACCTCGGATAGGAAAG GCAGTGAGCATATTTATAGATATGGACGAGTCTGGAGGCCGTGCAAATGAATGGATCTACAAGTAG
- the LOC107403358 gene encoding uncharacterized protein LOC107403358 yields the protein MKYVLVTGGVVSGLGKGVTASSIGLLLKACGLRVTSIKIDPYLNTDAGTMSPFEHGEVFVLDDGGEVDLDLGNYERFLDIKLTCDNNITTGKIYQSVIDRERKGDYLGKTVQVVPHITDAIQDWIERASKIPVDGKPGEADVCVIELGGTIGDIESMPFIEALGQFAYRVGPDNFCLIHVSLVPVLNVVGEQKTKPTQHSVRGLRCLGLTPHILACRSTTALEENVKVKLSQFCHVSKDNIITLYDVPNIWHIPLLLRDQKAHEAILKILNLQSVAGEPDLEEWTSRAEICDTVLEPVRIAMVGKYTGLSDSYLSVLKALVHATVAQRKKLLVDWVPAGDLEDTTAKENPDAYKAAWKILKGADGVLVPGGFGDRGVQGKILAAKYARENRIPYLGICLGMQTAVIEFARSVLGLRDANSTEFDNNTKNPCVIFMPEGSKTHMGGTMRLGSRKTYFQVMDCKSAKLYGNKSFIDGNKRFIEERHRHRYEVNPEMVARLESAGLSFTGKDETGQRMEIVELRNHPYFIGVQFHPEFKSRPGKPSPLFSGLIAAACGQLDGFLQGCENKKTIKTIASNDIPTPIMYQNGGATTVASIGKLDGIAIYTECNGVH from the exons ATGAAATACGTGTTGGTGACTGGTGGGGTAGTAAGCGGCCTCGGCAAAGGAGTGACTGCTAGTAGTATTGGGTTGCTTCTCAAGGCTTGTGGACTTCGTGTTACCTCCATTAAAATTg ATCCTTACTTAAACACCGATGCCGGAACCATGTCCCCTTTTGAACATGGAGAAGTGTTTGTATTAGATGATGGTGGTGAG GTGGACCTGGACCTTGGGAACTACGAGCGGTTCTTAGATATCAAGCTGACCTGTGATAATAATATCACTACTGGAAAGATTTACCAG TCTGTTATTGATAGGGAGAGGAAAGGAGACTATCTGGGAAAAACTGTCcag GTTGTCCCTCACATAACAGATGCCATTCAAGATTGGATTGAGCGTGCTTCGAAAATCCCAGTGGATGGAAAACCAGGTGAAGCTGATGTTTGTGTCATAGAATTGGGAGGAACTATAG GTGACATTGAATCCATGCCGTTTATTGAGGCATTAGGGCAGTTTGCCTATCGTGTAG GACCGGACAACTTTTGCTTGATTCATGTCAGCCTTGTTCCTGTTCTAAACGTCGTTGGTGAACAG AAAACAAAACCAACCCAGCACAGCGTAAGGGGACTGAGATGTCTAGGATTGACACCACACATCTTAGCTTGTCGCAGCACGACG GCACTTGAGGAGAATGTAAAGGTGAAACTCTCACAATTTTGCCATGTCTCG AAAGACAACATTATCACTCTGTATGACGTTCCCAACATCTGGCATATTCCTTTGCTCTTAAGG GATCAGAAGGCTCATGAAGCAATCTTGAAAATTCTGAACCTTCAAAG TGTGGCTGGGGAGCCTGACTTGGAGGAATGGACTTCTAGGGCTGAAATATGTGACACAGTGCTTGAGCCG GTTCGTATTGCTATGGTTGGAAAGTATACCGGTCTCTCAGATTCCTACCTCTCTGTACTGAAG GCTCTTGTGCATGCAACTGTTGCTCAGCGCAAGAAACTTCTTGTGGATTGGGTTCCAGCTGGTGATCTTGAAGATACAACTGCAAAAGAG AATCCTGATGCTTACAAGGCTGCATGGAAAATTTTGAAG GGTGCAGATGGTGTCCTCGTTCCCGGAGGGTTTGGTGACAGAGGAGTACAAGGAAAAATTCTTGCTGCAAAATATGCCAGAGAAAACCGAATTCCATACCTTGGCATTTGTCTAGGAATGCAGACAGCAGTAATTGAATTTGCACGATCTGTTCTTGGTCTAAGAGATGCTAATAGCACTGAATTTGATAACAACACCAAAAATCCCTGCGTTATATTTATGCCTGAG GGCTCAAAGACACATATGGGAGGCACCATGCGCCTTGGATCAAGAAAAACATATTTCCAGGTCATGGATTGCAAATCAGCTAAACT ATATGGAAACAAAAGCTTCATTGATGGAAACAAAAGGTTCATTGAAGAGAGACATAGACACAGATATGAG GTGAACCCTGAAATGGTGGCACGCCTTGAAAGTGCTGGCCTCAGTTTCACTGGCAAAGATGAAACAGGTCAACGCATGGAG ATTGTTGAGCTTCGTAATCATCCGTACTTCATTGGTGTACAATTCCACCCTGAATTTAAATCAAGACCAGGAAAACCTTCTCCTTTATTCTCAG GACTCATAGCAGCAGCATGTGGGCAGTTGGATGGTTTCTTACAAGGCTGTGAGAACAAAAAGACTATCAAAACAATAGCAAGCAATGACATCCCAACCCCCATAATGTACCAAAATGGAGGTGCAACAACGGTGGCATCAATTGGGAAACTGGATGGTATTGCTATCTATACCGAATGCAATGGAGTCCACTAG